Proteins co-encoded in one Erwinia sp. genomic window:
- the focA gene encoding putative formate transporter 1 (ID:JIFNMEKO_00966;~source:Prodigal:2.6), whose product MNAGNPFKLLLPSAMAKVAEDAGVYKATKHPFTTFFLAVTAGVFISIAFVFYITATIGSATMPWGMTKLVGGICFSLGLILVVVCGADLFTSTVLIVVAKASGRISWRQLALNWINVYIGNFFGAMFFVALIWFSSQHMNADGAWGLNVIKSADHKMHHTFIEAVCLGILANLMVCLAVWMSYSGHTLMDKTLIMILPVAMFVASGFEHSIANMFLIPMAIMIRDFASPEFWQMAGSSAEQFSHLTVTDFILDNLIPVTLGNIIGGGLLVGLTYWVIYLRDGDHH is encoded by the coding sequence GTGAACGCTGGCAACCCATTCAAACTACTTTTACCGTCTGCCATGGCAAAAGTCGCCGAAGATGCAGGCGTTTATAAAGCAACTAAGCATCCTTTCACTACCTTTTTTCTTGCCGTCACTGCTGGCGTTTTCATCTCAATAGCTTTCGTCTTTTACATTACAGCTACCATCGGGTCAGCAACTATGCCCTGGGGCATGACCAAATTGGTCGGTGGGATCTGCTTCTCTCTTGGCCTGATACTGGTGGTGGTGTGCGGAGCGGATCTGTTCACATCTACGGTACTGATTGTGGTGGCCAAAGCGAGTGGGCGCATCAGCTGGCGACAGCTGGCACTCAACTGGATCAATGTCTATATCGGTAATTTCTTTGGCGCGATGTTTTTCGTCGCGCTGATATGGTTTTCCAGCCAGCACATGAACGCAGACGGAGCATGGGGATTGAACGTGATCAAAAGTGCTGACCATAAAATGCATCACACATTTATCGAAGCTGTTTGCCTCGGCATCTTAGCCAATTTAATGGTCTGCCTCGCTGTCTGGATGAGCTACTCAGGCCACACTCTGATGGATAAAACATTGATCATGATCCTGCCTGTGGCGATGTTTGTTGCCAGTGGTTTTGAACATAGTATTGCCAATATGTTTCTGATTCCAATGGCAATTATGATCCGTGATTTTGCATCTCCCGAATTCTGGCAGATGGCAGGAAGTTCGGCAGAGCAGTTTTCCCATCTCACAGTCACTGATTTTATCCTGGATAATCTTATTCCCGTCACCCTCGGTAACATTATTGGTGGCGGTTTGCTGGTTGGACTGACTTATTGGGTTATTTATCTTCGTGATGGTGATCACCACTGA
- the pflB gene encoding Formate acetyltransferase 1 (ID:JIFNMEKO_00965;~source:Prodigal:2.6) — protein sequence MSEQKVKQTSAWDGFAAGEWQNSVDVRDFIQKNYTPYEGDEAFLSGATPATDVLWDQVMDGIKIENRTHAPVDFDTDLVSTITAHDAGYINKKLEKIVGLQTEAPLKRALIPFGGIKMVEGSCKVYGRELDAGVKKIFTEYCKTHNQGVFDVYTPDILRCRKSGVLTGLPDAYGRGRIIGDYRRVALYGIDFLMKDKFAQFSSLQSDLENGVNLEATIRLREEIADQHNALQQIKTMAAKYGYDISGPAETAQEAVQWTYFAYLAAVKSQNGAAMSFGRVSTFLDIYIERDIKAGKITEQEAQELIDHLVMKLRTVRFLRTPEYDELFSGDPIWATESLAGMGVDGRTLVTKNSFRFLNTLYTMGPSPEPNMTILWSEKLPVGFKKFAAKVSIDTSSVQYENDDLMRPDFNNDDYAIACCVSPMIVGKQMQFFGARANLAKTMLYAINGGVDEKLKMQVGPKEAPMMDEVLDYEKVMERMDHFMDWLAKQYVTALNIIHYMHDKYSYEASLLALHDRDVYRTMACGIAGLSVAADSLSAIKYAKVSTIRDEDGLAVDFKIDGEYPQFGNNDPRVDDIACDLVERFMKKIQKLQTYRNAVPTQSVLTITSNVVYGKKTGNTPDGRRAGAPFGPGANPMHGRDQKGAVASLTSVAKLPFAYAKDGISYTFSIVPNALGKDDDVRKANLAGLMDGYFHHEASIEGGQHLNVNVMNRDMLLDAMENPEKYPQLTIRVSGYAVRFNSLTKEQQQDVITRTFTQTI from the coding sequence ATGAGCGAGCAAAAAGTGAAACAAACTTCAGCCTGGGATGGATTCGCAGCCGGTGAATGGCAGAACAGTGTTGATGTTCGCGACTTTATCCAGAAAAACTACACTCCTTACGAGGGTGATGAAGCCTTTCTGAGTGGTGCTACACCCGCCACTGATGTGCTGTGGGATCAAGTCATGGACGGAATTAAAATTGAAAACCGTACCCATGCACCTGTCGATTTTGATACCGATCTGGTCTCTACCATTACCGCACACGATGCAGGTTATATTAATAAGAAGCTGGAAAAAATCGTCGGTTTGCAAACAGAAGCACCATTAAAAAGAGCATTGATTCCTTTTGGCGGTATCAAAATGGTAGAAGGCTCTTGTAAAGTGTATGGTCGTGAGCTGGATGCGGGTGTCAAAAAAATCTTCACTGAATACTGTAAAACCCATAACCAGGGGGTCTTTGATGTCTACACACCCGATATTTTACGCTGCCGTAAATCAGGTGTGCTGACAGGTCTGCCAGATGCTTATGGCCGTGGGCGTATTATTGGTGATTACCGTCGCGTTGCGCTTTACGGTATTGATTTCCTGATGAAAGACAAATTTGCCCAATTCTCGTCACTGCAAAGTGATCTGGAAAATGGTGTCAATCTGGAAGCCACAATCCGTCTGCGTGAAGAGATTGCTGACCAGCATAATGCCCTTCAGCAGATCAAAACGATGGCAGCCAAATATGGTTATGATATTTCGGGGCCTGCAGAAACAGCCCAGGAAGCAGTACAGTGGACCTACTTTGCCTACCTCGCGGCGGTTAAATCGCAAAACGGCGCAGCGATGTCCTTTGGCCGTGTGTCTACATTCCTCGATATCTACATTGAGCGCGATATCAAGGCCGGTAAAATCACCGAACAGGAAGCCCAGGAGCTGATCGATCACCTGGTGATGAAACTGCGTACGGTGCGTTTCCTGCGTACACCAGAATATGATGAGCTGTTCTCTGGTGACCCTATCTGGGCGACAGAATCACTGGCAGGTATGGGGGTTGATGGCCGTACACTGGTGACCAAAAACAGTTTCCGTTTCCTGAATACCCTGTACACCATGGGGCCTTCACCTGAGCCGAATATGACCATTCTGTGGTCTGAAAAATTACCGGTCGGTTTCAAAAAGTTTGCCGCGAAGGTGTCGATCGATACTTCATCTGTACAGTATGAAAATGATGATTTGATGCGTCCTGATTTCAACAATGATGACTATGCCATCGCATGTTGTGTCAGCCCAATGATCGTCGGCAAACAGATGCAGTTCTTTGGTGCCCGTGCCAACCTGGCTAAAACCATGCTCTACGCCATCAATGGTGGTGTGGATGAAAAACTGAAAATGCAGGTCGGTCCTAAAGAAGCGCCGATGATGGACGAGGTGCTGGACTACGAAAAAGTGATGGAACGCATGGATCACTTTATGGATTGGCTGGCCAAACAGTATGTTACCGCCCTGAATATCATCCATTACATGCATGATAAATACAGCTATGAGGCTTCTTTACTGGCGTTACACGATCGTGATGTCTATCGCACCATGGCATGCGGTATCGCAGGTCTCTCCGTCGCTGCTGACTCACTTTCAGCCATCAAATACGCTAAAGTGTCCACAATTCGTGATGAAGATGGTCTGGCTGTTGACTTCAAAATTGATGGGGAATATCCACAATTTGGTAATAACGACCCACGCGTTGATGATATTGCCTGTGATTTGGTTGAACGCTTTATGAAAAAAATTCAGAAGCTGCAAACCTACCGTAATGCAGTACCAACTCAATCAGTGTTAACCATCACTTCTAACGTGGTTTACGGTAAAAAAACCGGTAACACGCCAGATGGCCGCCGTGCTGGTGCACCGTTCGGTCCTGGTGCCAACCCGATGCACGGACGTGACCAGAAAGGTGCTGTTGCTTCTCTGACTTCGGTTGCAAAATTACCATTTGCCTACGCCAAAGACGGGATTTCTTACACCTTCTCAATTGTGCCTAATGCACTCGGCAAAGACGATGATGTGCGTAAAGCTAATCTGGCCGGATTGATGGATGGTTACTTCCATCATGAAGCGAGCATAGAAGGTGGACAACACCTCAACGTCAATGTGATGAACCGCGATATGCTGCTTGATGCCATGGAAAACCCGGAGAAATATCCACAATTAACTATCCGTGTTTCCGGCTATGCCGTCCGCTTTAACTCGCTGACTAAAGAGCAACAACAGGATGTAATTACCCGTACTTTCACCCAGACTATCTGA
- the cmk gene encoding Cytidylate kinase (ID:JIFNMEKO_00970;~source:Prodigal:2.6), with protein MALTPVITIDGPGGAGKGTLCKALAGILHWHLLDSGAIYRVLALAALHHHVDLASEEALVPIATHLDVRFLTGPEELRVILEGEDVSAAIRSQEVSNTASKVAVFPRVREALLRRQRAFREAPGLIADGRDMGTVVFPDAPVKIFLDASPEKRAERRMRQLQEGGFSVNFDRLLSEIKERDDRDRQRTVAPLVPASDALVLDSTAMTIEQVIETALHYVCKTLNLPGVQAPTSRS; from the coding sequence ATGGCTTTAACGCCTGTGATCACAATTGATGGCCCTGGTGGGGCGGGTAAAGGCACGCTGTGCAAAGCGTTAGCCGGAATATTGCATTGGCATCTGCTCGATTCAGGTGCTATCTATCGCGTGCTGGCACTGGCTGCTCTGCACCATCATGTTGATCTTGCCTCGGAAGAGGCGCTGGTACCGATCGCCACACATCTGGATGTGCGTTTCCTGACTGGCCCGGAGGAATTACGCGTTATCCTGGAAGGCGAAGATGTTTCAGCGGCTATCCGCAGTCAGGAAGTGAGTAATACCGCATCAAAGGTGGCTGTTTTTCCACGCGTGCGTGAAGCGTTGTTGCGGCGTCAACGCGCATTTCGTGAAGCTCCCGGATTAATCGCAGATGGACGGGATATGGGCACGGTGGTTTTTCCGGACGCACCGGTGAAAATTTTTCTTGATGCCAGTCCCGAGAAACGCGCTGAGCGTCGCATGCGACAGTTGCAGGAAGGCGGTTTTAGTGTTAACTTTGACCGCCTTTTATCTGAGATAAAAGAGCGTGATGATCGCGATCGCCAGCGAACGGTAGCGCCACTGGTACCAGCTTCTGATGCTCTGGTATTAGATTCGACAGCTATGACTATTGAGCAAGTGATTGAAACAGCATTGCATTATGTCTGTAAAACTCTTAACTTGCCCGGCGTTCAGGCCCCGACATCACGCAGTTGA
- the aroA gene encoding 3-phosphoshikimate 1-carboxyvinyltransferase (ID:JIFNMEKO_00969;~source:Prodigal:2.6) has protein sequence MQDSLTLQPIAFVEGTVNLPGSKSVSNRALLLAALAEGTTRLTNLLDSDDVRHMLNALSSLGIDYTLSADRTVCEVTGKGGPLIASSPLTLFLGNAGTAMRPLAAALCLGNNDIELTGEPRMKERPIGHLVDALRQGGATIDYLEAENYPPLRLRGGFNGGQVTVDGSVSSQFLTALLMAAPLAPEDTQITISGDLVSKPYIDITLNMMRIFGIEVENHHWQQFHVKGGQQYRSPGDYLVEGDASSASYFLAAAAIKGGTVKVTGIGRHSMQGDIRFADVLEKMGATVVWGDDFIACTGAPLTGVDLDMNHIPDAAMTIATTALFASGPTTLRNIYNWRVKETDRLAAMATELRKVGAEVEEGQDYIHVVPPVALRHAEIATYNDHRMAMCFSLVALSKTPVTILDPGCTAKTFPEYFSQLAKISVPQ, from the coding sequence ATGCAGGATTCGCTGACCTTACAACCTATTGCTTTTGTAGAGGGAACGGTTAATTTACCCGGTTCCAAAAGTGTCTCAAACCGTGCTTTGTTGTTAGCGGCTCTCGCCGAAGGGACAACGCGGCTGACAAATTTATTAGACAGTGACGACGTGCGCCATATGTTGAATGCGTTATCTTCGTTGGGGATTGATTATACGCTTTCAGCCGACCGGACTGTCTGCGAAGTGACAGGTAAAGGTGGACCGCTGATTGCCAGTTCCCCATTAACGTTATTCCTTGGTAATGCCGGAACGGCAATGCGACCGCTGGCTGCAGCACTTTGTCTGGGTAATAATGACATAGAACTGACCGGTGAGCCGCGCATGAAAGAGCGTCCAATCGGCCATTTGGTAGACGCCTTGCGTCAGGGTGGGGCCACGATTGATTATCTTGAAGCTGAAAATTATCCACCGTTACGCCTGCGAGGTGGTTTCAACGGTGGACAGGTCACCGTAGATGGCAGTGTTTCCAGTCAGTTCTTAACTGCATTACTGATGGCTGCCCCCCTTGCGCCTGAAGATACACAAATTACTATTTCCGGCGATCTGGTCTCGAAGCCCTATATTGATATCACGCTGAACATGATGCGTATCTTTGGCATCGAAGTGGAAAACCATCACTGGCAACAGTTCCATGTGAAAGGTGGTCAACAATATCGCTCGCCAGGTGATTATCTGGTTGAAGGTGACGCCTCTTCTGCCTCCTATTTTCTCGCAGCAGCGGCGATTAAAGGCGGTACAGTAAAAGTGACAGGTATTGGCCGTCACAGTATGCAGGGCGATATTCGCTTTGCCGATGTACTGGAAAAAATGGGTGCAACTGTGGTCTGGGGCGATGATTTTATCGCGTGTACCGGAGCACCATTAACCGGCGTTGATCTGGATATGAACCACATCCCCGATGCAGCGATGACAATAGCAACCACCGCCTTATTTGCATCAGGTCCCACGACGTTGCGTAATATTTATAACTGGCGCGTAAAAGAAACAGATCGCCTGGCAGCAATGGCCACTGAGTTGCGCAAAGTTGGTGCTGAGGTAGAAGAAGGGCAGGATTATATTCATGTTGTTCCACCAGTAGCATTAAGACATGCGGAAATCGCCACTTATAACGATCACCGTATGGCGATGTGTTTTTCGCTGGTAGCACTTTCAAAAACTCCGGTCACTATTCTCGATCCCGGGTGCACTGCAAAAACATTTCCTGAATATTTCTCGCAACTTGCCAAAATTAGCGTGCCTCAATAA
- the serC gene encoding Phosphoserine aminotransferase (ID:JIFNMEKO_00968;~source:Prodigal:2.6) yields the protein MNQVFNFSSGPAMLPVEVLRRAEQELTNWQGLGTSVMEISHRSKEFIQVATEAERDFRDLLKIPDNYKVLFCHGGARAQFAAVPMNLLGNKQTADYVDGGYWAQSAIKEAQKYCTPHVIEARTTQQELRAITPMASWSLSDDAAYLHYCPNETIDGIAINEEPDFGDRVVVADLSSTILSQPLQIERYGVIYAGAQKNIGPAGLTLVIVREDLLGHAQKALPSILDYQVLSDNESMFNTPPTFAWYLSGLVFKWLKAQGGVAEMDKRNQAKADLLYRTIDSSDFYRNDVAISNRSRMNVPFQLADNSLDALFLSESQAAGLHALKGHRAVGGMRASIYNAMPLEGVQALTEFMLDFARRHG from the coding sequence ATGAATCAGGTGTTCAATTTTAGTTCTGGTCCGGCGATGTTGCCGGTGGAAGTGCTGCGTCGTGCGGAGCAGGAGCTGACCAACTGGCAGGGATTAGGAACATCCGTGATGGAAATTAGCCATCGCAGCAAAGAATTTATTCAGGTTGCCACCGAAGCAGAGCGTGATTTTCGTGACCTGCTAAAGATCCCTGATAATTATAAAGTGCTGTTTTGCCATGGTGGAGCACGTGCTCAGTTCGCCGCCGTACCCATGAATTTACTGGGTAATAAGCAAACTGCTGATTATGTTGACGGTGGTTACTGGGCGCAAAGCGCTATTAAAGAAGCTCAAAAATATTGTACTCCTCACGTCATCGAAGCCAGAACGACGCAACAAGAGTTGCGTGCCATCACGCCAATGGCGAGCTGGTCACTTTCTGACGATGCGGCCTATCTTCATTACTGCCCGAATGAAACCATTGATGGTATTGCCATCAACGAAGAACCGGATTTCGGCGACAGGGTCGTGGTAGCTGATCTCTCTTCTACCATTCTTTCCCAACCCCTACAGATTGAACGTTACGGTGTGATTTATGCCGGTGCGCAGAAAAACATCGGCCCTGCCGGATTAACCCTGGTTATTGTGCGCGAAGATTTGCTGGGTCATGCACAAAAAGCACTGCCATCTATTCTCGATTATCAGGTGCTAAGCGATAACGAATCGATGTTTAATACACCACCAACCTTCGCCTGGTATCTTTCAGGACTGGTATTTAAATGGCTGAAGGCACAGGGTGGTGTAGCTGAGATGGACAAACGCAATCAGGCTAAAGCAGATTTACTTTATCGCACCATAGACAGCAGTGATTTCTATCGTAACGATGTGGCAATCTCTAACCGCTCTCGGATGAATGTTCCCTTCCAGTTGGCGGATAACTCACTGGATGCGCTTTTCCTTAGCGAGTCTCAGGCTGCAGGCTTGCATGCCCTGAAAGGACACCGTGCAGTAGGGGGAATGCGCGCTTCGATTTATAACGCAATGCCTCTGGAAGGTGTACAAGCTCTGACAGAGTTTATGCTCGACTTCGCGCGCCGTCACGGTTGA
- the serS gene encoding Serine--tRNA ligase (ID:JIFNMEKO_00963;~source:Prodigal:2.6): MLDPNLLRNEPDAVAEKLARRGFTLDVATLRAHEERRKVLQVETETLQAERNARSKSIGQAKARGEDIEPLRQQVNVLGERLDAAKAELDALQNAIRDVALAIPNIPADEVPAGKDENDNLEVSRWGTPADFDFPIRDHIELGEMAGGLDFAAASKLTGSRFVVMKSQIALMHRALSQFMLDLHTEQHGYTETYVPYLVNHASLYGTGQLPKFGEDLFHTRPLEEEASSSDYALIPTAEVPLTNLVRDEIVDEDNLPLKLTAHTPCFRSEAGAYGRDTRGLIRMHQFDKVEMVQITQPENSMTALETLVGDAEKVLQLLELPYRKMLLCTGDMGFGSCKTYDLEVWLPAQNTYREISSCSNMGDFQARRMQARYRPKNDKKPRLLHTLNGSGLAVGRTLVAVMENYQQADGTIRVPAVLQPYMKGLQVIG, from the coding sequence ATGCTCGATCCCAATCTGCTGCGTAATGAGCCAGACGCAGTCGCTGAAAAACTGGCACGCCGGGGTTTTACACTGGATGTAGCGACACTTCGTGCTCATGAAGAGCGTCGTAAAGTTCTCCAGGTTGAAACCGAAACTCTGCAGGCAGAACGCAACGCCCGTTCCAAATCTATCGGCCAGGCAAAAGCAAGGGGAGAGGATATCGAGCCATTGCGTCAACAAGTGAATGTGCTCGGTGAGCGGCTTGATGCGGCAAAAGCCGAACTGGATGCATTACAAAATGCTATTCGGGATGTGGCGCTGGCAATTCCGAATATTCCTGCTGACGAAGTACCTGCAGGTAAGGATGAAAACGATAACCTCGAAGTCAGTCGCTGGGGGACGCCCGCTGATTTCGATTTTCCGATTCGGGATCATATTGAGCTGGGCGAAATGGCCGGCGGACTTGATTTCGCCGCAGCGAGTAAACTGACCGGATCGCGTTTTGTAGTGATGAAGAGTCAGATAGCTCTGATGCATCGTGCACTTAGCCAGTTTATGCTTGATCTACACACTGAACAGCACGGTTACACTGAAACTTACGTGCCTTATCTGGTTAATCACGCATCCCTTTATGGTACTGGACAGTTGCCTAAATTTGGCGAAGACCTGTTTCATACCCGGCCATTGGAAGAAGAAGCATCAAGCAGTGATTATGCATTGATTCCTACCGCTGAAGTGCCACTGACTAACTTAGTGCGTGATGAAATCGTAGACGAAGATAACTTGCCACTTAAACTGACCGCTCATACACCTTGCTTCCGTTCAGAGGCTGGTGCTTACGGCCGTGATACAAGGGGGCTGATTCGTATGCACCAGTTCGATAAAGTCGAAATGGTGCAAATAACACAGCCGGAAAATTCTATGACGGCGCTGGAAACCCTTGTGGGTGACGCCGAAAAAGTCTTGCAGTTACTCGAACTGCCATACCGTAAAATGTTACTTTGTACTGGCGATATGGGCTTTGGATCCTGTAAAACGTATGATCTTGAGGTATGGCTTCCTGCGCAGAATACTTACCGGGAAATTTCCTCATGTTCAAATATGGGTGATTTTCAGGCTCGTCGCATGCAAGCGCGCTATCGCCCGAAAAATGATAAAAAGCCTCGTCTGTTACATACACTGAACGGCTCTGGTCTGGCTGTAGGGCGGACTTTAGTGGCGGTGATGGAGAATTATCAGCAGGCAGACGGCACTATCAGAGTACCGGCAGTTTTGCAGCCTTATATGAAAGGCTTGCAGGTTATTGGATAA
- the ycaO gene encoding Ribosomal protein S12 methylthiotransferase accessory factor YcaO (ID:JIFNMEKO_00967;~source:Prodigal:2.6) — MTQTFIPGKDAALEDSITRFQQQLQSHGFNIEEASWLNPVPHVWSVHIRDRDCPLCFTNGKGASKKAALASALGEYFERLSTNYFFADFWLGKQIAEGDFVHYPDEKWFPIPEDDQLPSGILDAHLRAFYDPEQQLLASELVDLQSGNATRGICALPFIRQSDQQVIYIPMNIIGNLYVSNGMSAGNTREEARVQGLSEVFERYVKNHIIAESLSLPAIPAQVLARYPAVIEAIAALEAEGFPIFAYDASLGGRYPVICVVLFNPTNGTCFASFGAHPDFGVALERTVTELLQGRSLKDLDVFTAPSFDDDEVADHANLETHFIDSSGLISWDLFKKEADYPFHDWQFSGATAEELNTLMAIFASEGKEVYIADYQHLDVYACRILVPGMSDIYPAEDLLLANNNMGASLRETILSLPESQWEQEQYLSLIEHFDDEGLDDFTRVRELLGLATGKDTGWFTLRVGELKAMLALAGGDREQALIWTEWTREFNDSLFSAERANYYRCLQTLLTLSLDEQRDPEQYYDAFVSMYGTECVEAASSAISGEAPFYGLQPVDEQLHAFPAHQSLLAAYEKLQKAKRQYWQ, encoded by the coding sequence ATGACACAAACATTCATCCCTGGTAAAGATGCCGCACTGGAAGATTCAATCACTCGTTTTCAGCAGCAATTGCAGTCACATGGTTTCAATATTGAGGAAGCCTCGTGGTTAAATCCGGTTCCTCATGTCTGGTCAGTACACATCCGCGATCGTGATTGTCCGCTGTGCTTCACAAATGGTAAGGGAGCAAGCAAAAAAGCTGCGCTCGCCTCTGCCTTGGGCGAATATTTTGAACGACTCTCCACCAACTATTTCTTCGCCGATTTTTGGTTAGGAAAACAGATCGCTGAGGGTGATTTTGTTCATTACCCTGATGAAAAATGGTTTCCGATTCCCGAAGATGATCAGCTGCCATCAGGGATCCTTGATGCCCACTTGCGGGCGTTTTACGATCCGGAACAGCAATTACTGGCCAGCGAACTGGTTGATTTGCAATCAGGTAATGCTACACGTGGTATCTGTGCCCTGCCTTTCATCCGGCAATCGGATCAGCAAGTAATTTATATCCCAATGAATATCATTGGTAATCTTTATGTTTCAAATGGCATGTCAGCCGGGAATACCCGCGAAGAAGCTCGTGTGCAGGGCTTATCTGAGGTATTTGAACGCTATGTCAAGAACCATATTATCGCTGAGTCACTCTCTCTGCCTGCTATTCCGGCTCAGGTGCTGGCACGTTATCCCGCCGTGATTGAAGCGATTGCTGCCCTCGAAGCAGAAGGTTTCCCGATTTTCGCTTACGATGCCTCGCTGGGTGGCCGTTATCCGGTGATTTGCGTTGTGTTATTTAATCCAACAAACGGAACCTGTTTTGCCTCTTTTGGTGCTCATCCTGATTTCGGTGTAGCACTGGAAAGAACAGTAACAGAGCTACTGCAGGGTCGAAGTCTGAAAGATTTAGATGTATTCACTGCCCCTTCATTCGATGATGACGAGGTAGCCGACCATGCCAATCTTGAGACGCATTTTATCGACTCCAGTGGTCTGATTTCCTGGGATCTCTTCAAAAAAGAAGCCGATTACCCATTTCATGACTGGCAATTCAGTGGCGCTACAGCCGAAGAATTGAATACGCTGATGGCTATTTTTGCTTCTGAGGGAAAAGAGGTCTATATCGCGGACTATCAGCACCTTGATGTCTATGCCTGCCGTATTCTGGTTCCGGGTATGTCCGATATCTATCCGGCTGAAGATCTGTTGCTGGCAAACAATAATATGGGTGCCTCCTTGCGTGAGACCATTCTCTCTTTGCCGGAAAGTCAGTGGGAACAGGAGCAATATTTGTCACTGATTGAACATTTCGATGATGAAGGCCTTGATGATTTTACTCGTGTTCGTGAGTTACTCGGTCTTGCAACAGGTAAAGACACTGGCTGGTTTACGTTGCGTGTTGGTGAGTTGAAAGCCATGCTGGCATTAGCGGGAGGAGACAGGGAACAAGCTCTCATCTGGACTGAATGGACGCGTGAATTCAATGACTCACTTTTTTCTGCCGAACGCGCTAATTATTACCGCTGTCTGCAAACGTTGCTCACGCTAAGCCTCGATGAGCAACGAGACCCTGAGCAATATTATGATGCCTTTGTAAGCATGTACGGTACAGAGTGCGTTGAGGCTGCGTCTTCCGCCATCAGTGGTGAAGCCCCTTTTTATGGTCTGCAACCTGTTGATGAACAATTGCATGCATTTCCGGCGCACCAGTCATTGCTGGCCGCTTATGAAAAATTGCAAAAAGCGAAACGCCAGTATTGGCAATAA
- the pflA gene encoding Pyruvate formate-lyase 1-activating enzyme (ID:JIFNMEKO_00964;~source:Prodigal:2.6), producing the protein MSVIGRIHSFESCGTVDGPGIRFITFFQGCLMRCLYCHNRDTWVTHGGQEITVDELMKEVVTYRHFMNASGGGVTASGGEAILQAEFVRDWFRACKKEGINTCLDTNGFVRRYDPVIDELLDVTDLVMLDLKQINDEIHQVLVGVSNHRTLGFAHYLAKKKIRTWIRYVVVPGYTDDDDSAHRLGAFTRDMGNVEKIEMLPYHELGKHKWTTMGEEYKLDGVHPPRAETMERIKTILASYGHKVIY; encoded by the coding sequence ATGTCAGTAATTGGCCGAATCCATTCTTTTGAATCCTGTGGCACTGTTGATGGACCCGGGATCCGTTTTATCACCTTTTTCCAGGGTTGCTTAATGCGTTGTCTCTATTGCCACAACAGAGATACCTGGGTTACACATGGTGGTCAGGAAATCACAGTTGATGAATTGATGAAAGAAGTAGTGACCTATCGCCATTTTATGAATGCTTCAGGAGGGGGAGTCACCGCTTCCGGTGGGGAGGCTATTCTGCAGGCAGAATTCGTACGTGACTGGTTTCGCGCCTGTAAAAAGGAAGGGATTAACACTTGTCTTGATACTAACGGTTTTGTGCGTCGTTATGATCCGGTTATTGATGAACTTCTCGATGTTACCGATTTAGTCATGCTCGATTTGAAACAGATCAACGACGAGATCCATCAGGTTCTTGTCGGTGTCTCTAATCACCGTACACTTGGATTTGCGCATTACCTGGCAAAGAAAAAAATCCGCACGTGGATCCGCTATGTTGTCGTTCCCGGCTACACCGATGACGATGATTCAGCGCATCGACTGGGAGCCTTCACCCGGGATATGGGAAATGTCGAGAAAATCGAGATGCTTCCCTATCATGAACTGGGCAAACATAAATGGACTACAATGGGCGAAGAATACAAACTCGACGGAGTGCATCCCCCAAGAGCAGAAACCATGGAGCGAATTAAAACAATCCTCGCCAGTTACGGTCACAAAGTGATTTATTGA